In Bacillus sp. Cs-700, one genomic interval encodes:
- a CDS encoding flagellar basal body rod protein: protein MMKKAGLLLVGVIAAVVLLSNLGSLVGMIISLGILYVAAKKFLQTDSTSGKVIWGIIGFIALSTAVANMPAILGLVAIYILYVIYKKWDEQDKKDADDPFTNFEKQWDELKRS from the coding sequence ATGATGAAGAAAGCAGGCTTGTTGTTAGTAGGGGTTATTGCTGCAGTTGTCTTACTATCGAACCTTGGCTCGTTAGTAGGAATGATCATTAGCCTCGGTATCTTATACGTAGCTGCTAAGAAATTCCTTCAAACGGATTCAACATCAGGAAAAGTCATTTGGGGAATCATAGGGTTCATTGCTTTAAGCACGGCTGTAGCAAATATGCCAGCTATTCTTGGGCTTGTAGCAATCTACATCCTCTATGTTATTTATAAGAAGTGGGATGAACAAGATAAAAAAGACGCAGATGATCCGTTCACCAATTTTGAAAAGCAGTGGGATGAACTTAAACGAAGCTAA
- the ytzI gene encoding YtzI protein, which translates to MVIIITIIVVIIMTIVIAAAFGIAVSKGYSVKHTVDPLPEEHRHKTTEEEGKHERTESE; encoded by the coding sequence ATGGTTATCATTATTACAATTATCGTTGTAATCATTATGACAATTGTCATTGCCGCTGCTTTTGGAATAGCTGTATCAAAGGGATACAGCGTCAAACATACTGTCGATCCGTTGCCAGAGGAGCATCGGCACAAAACGACAGAGGAAGAGGGTAAACATGAACGGACAGAATCGGAGTAA
- a CDS encoding PspA/IM30 family protein, translating into MANLLTRIKNSIEADFHSILDQKEQKNPISLLNHYLRQCEREVEKAGKLVERQSTLLGEFRRELDKSRKNAEKRAGQAVLASEAGETDLYEFAKQEQVQYEERADRLSESMDEAGLELKRLEQKHEKMKHKLKDMSLKRLELMGKENSVRAHHKMDVILEESLLNKPFNRFDEMETYIDKLEKKVNRDYYVSSMDVRFHDLEKKVKAQEAH; encoded by the coding sequence ATGGCTAATTTACTTACGCGCATCAAAAATTCAATTGAAGCTGATTTTCATAGTATTCTTGATCAGAAGGAGCAGAAAAATCCAATTTCGTTGTTAAATCACTATCTCAGACAATGTGAACGAGAAGTGGAAAAGGCAGGGAAACTCGTTGAGCGACAATCAACGCTTCTAGGTGAGTTTAGAAGAGAACTTGATAAGTCAAGAAAAAATGCGGAGAAGCGTGCAGGACAAGCTGTTCTAGCTAGTGAGGCTGGCGAAACAGATTTGTACGAGTTTGCTAAACAGGAGCAGGTTCAGTACGAAGAACGAGCAGATCGGTTATCGGAATCAATGGATGAAGCAGGACTTGAACTTAAACGACTCGAACAAAAACATGAGAAGATGAAACATAAGCTAAAAGATATGTCGCTCAAACGTCTGGAATTAATGGGTAAAGAGAATAGTGTAAGAGCCCATCACAAAATGGACGTGATTCTTGAAGAGAGTCTACTTAACAAACCATTTAATCGATTTGATGAGATGGAGACGTATATTGATAAATTAGAGAAAAAGGTGAATCGAGATTACTATGTTTCGAGTATGGACGTTCGATTTCACGATTTAGAAAAAAAGGTAAAAGCGCAAGAAGCTCATTAA
- a CDS encoding YwbE family protein: MNGQNRSNIAPGKTVDIVLKQDQRSGKTTRGIVKDILTKSPTHPHGIKVRLEDGQVGRVKEILS, encoded by the coding sequence ATGAACGGACAGAATCGGAGTAATATAGCACCTGGGAAAACCGTTGATATCGTCTTGAAACAAGATCAGCGTTCAGGTAAAACAACACGTGGAATTGTGAAAGATATTTTAACAAAGTCTCCAACTCACCCACACGGTATTAAGGTACGTCTTGAAGATGGACAAGTTGGTCGTGTAAAAGAAATTTTGTCATAA